CGGATCCAAGGCTTCGCTCAGCGTCTCCTCGATGCCGCCGATCTTGCAGATCTTGACGCGGATCGCCAAGTCTTGCAGCGAGAGACGCAGCATCTCGGGAGTTTGCTGGTCGCTCATGACGGCATCGTGCCGGTGTTTTGTAAACATGTGGAAGCAGAGGCCCTCCTGTACACGTCCGGCTCGCCCGCGGCGCTGCTTTGCGTTGGCGCGGGAGATGAAGGTGTCGATGAGGCGGGAGAGCTGTCTTCTCTCGTCAAATCTCATCTCGCGATGCTTGCCCGTGTCGATAACGCAAGTCACGTCAGGGATCGTGATGCCGGTTTCGGCAATGTTGGTTGCTAGCACTATCTTGCGCACGCCGGGAGGCGGCACAAGGAAAGCGGCTTCTTGGTCCTCGGTCGCGATAGTGGAGTGTAGCGGGTAGATGAGCCAGTCGCGCGCAAACGAAGGGTCACCGGAGAGCAGGTCGTTCAGGGTCCGGATTTCTGCGATACCCGGAAGGAAGACTAAGATCGCCTTGCTGTAGGGGATGTACTCGGGCGCGGAGGCAACCTTGGCAATTAGCTGTACAATCAAATCAAAGTCGATTCGATATTCGTCCATCTGGGCAAGGCTGTTCCTGGTCTTGGCGGAGTAGGCTGAAAGATCAGCTCCGACTGTGGACTTGGGTCCTTCGGCTTCCGTCTCGACAACATCATCGTCGAGATCAACCATCTTCTCTTGAGGGTTCTGGCCAACGGTGTAACCGGTTGTTTCAATAGCATCCTCCAGGTACTTGACTTGAACGGGGAATGTACGTCCGGGAACTGTCAGAACAGGCGCTCCGCCGAGGTAATTGGAGAAACGCTCGGCGTCGACTGTGGCTGACATGAGAACCACCTTCAGATCCTTGCGTCTCAGCATTAGCTTCTTCAAGATGATGAGCAAGAAATCACTGTCAATGGACCTCTCGTGAACCTCGTCCAGGACCAGGTGAGTGACCTCCCGAAGATCATTCGAACCTTCCAGCATTCGCATAACGATACCTGTAGTCGCAAAGACTAGCCGGGTCTCGCGAGAAGTGTTGGCTTCGAGACGGATGGAGTAGCCTACCAATGACCTGGGCGTGCCTAGATCATTACGGCCTTCACCGAGCTCTTCACTGACTCTGCGAGCCAACGAGATGGCTGAGATTCGACGCGGCTCAGTGCAAAAGATCTTGCATGGCTTACCTTGGGCCAACTGGTGCTCCAAGAGGAAGGCCGGCACCTGGGTACTCTTGCCACAGCCAGTCTCTCCGCAGATAATGACGACTTGCTCTCTGTCCACGGCATCCGTGACTTGCTGCTTGAAATTCCACATGGGAAGCTGCATGCGAGATTGGAGCATGGTCTGATACCTAGGAGTGTTGATCTTCTGAGCCCAAATATTTTGATAATATTCAGGCCCATTGGACAGACGCTTGGCGGCCTCTTGAGCTGCCTCGTCTTTGTTGTCGTTCTGGTTGCGGGCAGCGGCCCTTCCCCTGAAGGCGTTGGGGAGAATGACGCCATCCTCCAGTTCCTGATCCTGTCTTTGGCGCACAAGAGCCCGTAACTCTCTAATTGCCTCTCGGTCTTTTGAGTCCAGCTGGCTTTTTCTGGCTTCTGCAAGCTCATCCCATAACTCACGCCATACATGAGGCAACCTCATTCCGACCTTCTCTTCCTTTGCTGAGGTGCCGAAGATGTAGAACAAGGCCCACGTTGCGACGTATGCTTCCGACTGTTTCTTGTCGGGAGTGGCGATGGACTTCATGCTGAAGCTGAAGCTTGACGGAATATTGACGACGTCAACTGTATCGTCCTGAGATGCGGATGGGACCTCCTGGGGCTTTGCCCAGGTGATGGAGACAGAGTGACGGTTAGCAAAAGGAACTTCTGAAATGAGGCGGTAGTTGATCCTCGTGGAGGCGTCCCTGAAACAAAGTCAGCATGAGTATCAAGCATCAGTGATTGAAATGCCATACCTCGCTCTGCAGGCCTCTTCCAAAGCCCGCATAGGGGAGACACCGGTCCATTTTCCGAAATCCCGAATGGTAATCTTGACGCCGTCTGTGCCGTTAAGCACCGTGCTTGATTTGCCCGTGGCGTCTACTTCGGTGACAGGCAGATTGGCAAAGAGATCACCAAGACcgccatcgtcgtcgtcgtcgttctGGGCCAGAATCTCAGCAGCGATACGCTCGGCCTCGTCGTTGATGTCTCCATCAGAAGATCCAGATGCTTCGGTGACCGCCTTTGGAggctccttctccttttccTCCTGGGCTTGTTGCTTTTTTGCGGCTGCAAACTCTTTCTCCAAGACCACCTTCTTGGTCTTCCACTCTTGCTCCGCAGCAAACTTGTCGAAGAGGACGTCCTTCTCGATCCTCACAATCTTGGCGCGGAGCTCGGCTTGCAGATCTACCCCGTCACTTGCCTCAAATTTGTTGCTGTTCTGCTTTCGTTTTCCTTGTTGACTTTTCTCAAGCTCAAATAATTTGATCTTTGTTTCGAGATAAACAGGAACCAGCTCATCTGGCTCAATGTCAATGTCGCAAGTCACCAcggccttcttcttgttGCCGTTTTTGGATGCTTGACCAGGCTTCTGGCGTCCATCAGGTACAGGAGTTGTGGCTCCTGAAGGCAAGGGGCTCTCAGCCGGTGTATCTGACGAGTCTGGTCAGTTTTGCTTCTTTGGCAAGGGCTTTGAATTTCACAAAATCGTAGCTTACCTAACTGTCTAACGCTCTTGTTCCCTCGACCCTCGTAATCAGGCAACTCATCACTTGGACACTCTCTCGCCAGCCAGTCAAGGGCTTCTTCAAGACCCCAAAGGCTATCTTTGGTGAAAGATGGAATGTTCGGCGCAATGTCAAGAATGTGCCGCATCACAGCCTGAACTCGTTCCTCTGGAAAACCAACACTAGCGAGTGTCTGTTGAAGTGTCCATAGCTTGATGGTCATATCCTCTTCCGGCAGCAACTTTCCATTCGCAGAGGTCTCTGTAGATACACTTGACGATGCAAAGCGGCTCTCGGCTTGAATCAGATCAAGGACCTGGTCCATCAACTCCTGAGGCAACCACTTCCTCGAGTTGACAGTGTCGGCTTGGCCTCTGAGCAGGCGGCGATCAGTCTCAAGCCTGGTGCGCTGGCGTTGAGCATCCCGCTTGGTCTTTTGCGCATACTTTTCCACCATGAGCTGCAATTCGGACTCGTCAAGTTGCTTTTCAAACTCCTCGGGGCTCAGTTCCGCCTTGGCAGCTTTGTCACCAGCACCATTGGTGGAAGACTGAGGATCAGTTGACGGGGCATCCGATTTGGAACTAGCATCCGGAGCGACAGTGGCAGCCCGGGCCGCAGCAGCGGCATCGGCTCCTTCAGCGGGTTCGGTCCGAGGCTTGGATGATGCAACGGAGGTGGTGGCGAAGCCTCTGGCCGGGTTGGCGGcgggcttcttcttcttctttgcaCCGGCCATGATAAGGTCGGTAGGGTGAAGCTGAAGAAGGAGATGGAGGTATCAGTTGCGACTAGCAACCGGTCCGAGTTTTGTGAGTCTGCAAAATGTCGAAAGCAAGATTGGTGGCGTCCAAAAATCCGAGTGTGAGGGCTGCTTAGTGAGAAGCAACCAGTTTGGGGTATGAGTTCAGGTTGGAGAATCAGTCGAAGAAACGGGAAGGACTGGAGAGGGAGCCGAGCCGAGAGGCGAAGGCGGAGACGGAGGCGGAAAATGAAGGGTCCAAGGACCGGAAGGGGGCGGTAGGAAGGCAAAGACTGGTGAAGCAGCCGGAGATGGCGTTGAATCCTCCTGAGGTCCTATCATGAGtgagcaagaatatatggtTGAGTGTGTGAGGCAAGTGAGCGCAAACCAAGCACACTCCGGGATGAAGGTGACAATAATTACCTGGTAGCTTGGTGTGTGAGGCGATTTGAGTGTGGTAGAGTAGGCAGGCAAGGTAGAGTGATGTCAACGGTGTGGCTGGGCTCCTAGCATTGTCAGGGTTGATAAATGGCCCTGGCAGAATTGCTTGCAAGAGGCGGGGCGAAGGCGAGGTAAGGTAGTGAGTGCAACGCGTAAAGCACCTCAGTGAGTGGGTGtttgtgagtgagtgagccCAAAGAGAGTGTGTCTCTGCCGCAAAGTCGGGTGTCGGGTGCCTGCCTGGCACACTGGGCGCCAAATTTTGGATGGAGTGACAGGCCGTCGGTGGTATTGGGAATTGGCAAGGCTAAGGTGGATTTGAGGTTGCTAAAACGTGGCCTACGCTACCATGTCTGGCTGGATCCACGAAATAGTAGAGGACGGGATAAATGatggatgatgatgatgatgtatTTGTGAGGAGATACTCTGGTAAGTAGATGGGTAGGCAGCAGGTGTCTCCGGTAGCTTTTGAGCTGATACGGGTTCCTCTCTACCTACTGTTCAGTTGGTATGCTGCACTGCACGTGGCTTATAATTCAGATAGGTCGCGACATGCAAAGGTAATGATTTTGCGCCCAAGGCCAAACCGAACAACAACCACCGATGAAAGTCTGGAAGATGCTCAGGTCCCATCAGGTACTAAATGGTGGGGGATCCAGCAAAACCTACCTACCCAACCGACCTTAATAAGTCAGGCAGTACGTAGGAGTAAGACTGGGCAGTTTTTCTGTGGAGAATAAGGTACTTTCCTCTCTTTTCCATTGTGGCTGGAGTGTGTGAAAGACGGGAAAATTCAATATTTTCCCTCCTCTTTGAGTCAGACCGGTCAGTAACAATCCCCTAACTTCTGTGGCTCCCTAGCAGATACCTGGGCATTGCCTTGAGCTAGGGCTTCATGGGAGCTGCCCCTGCGTCACCAGTCAAGGTTCTGAGAGAGCTCCAGCACGCTGAATTGTGCCCGTGGTGGCAGAGAAGTAAGAAATGCATTGTCTGCATCACAAGACGAGTGATTGTATGATGGTTCGGGGGGACGTAGAGACAGGCAAATTTATCTTCGTCGAGAGCTGAGCCTACCGAGATAGAGATTGTATCATAACCTTACCTCAGGTCATCTCTGATAATGGAAGCAAACGAACGCATGGCTATTGGTGAGTCTGGATGAGCCATCATGAGTGATCGTAGCCGCTGGTCAAGCACCTCTGCCCCGCCACGACGAGCTGGAACCTCCCACCTACATTAGTCGCTGCGTATCAAAGGGCAG
This is a stretch of genomic DNA from Colletotrichum lupini chromosome 10, complete sequence. It encodes these proteins:
- a CDS encoding helicase associated domain-containing protein, which gives rise to MEKRGKYLILHRKTAQSYSYYLMGPEHLPDFHRWLLFGLALGAKSLPLHRGTRISSKATGDTCCLPIYLPEYLLTNTSSSSSIIYPVLYYFPCQFPIPPTACHSIQNLAPSVPGRHPTPDFAAETHSLWAHSLTNTHSLRCFTRCTHYLTSPSPRLLQAILPGPFINPDNARSPATPLTSLYLACLLYHTQIASHTKLPGNYCHLHPGDLRRIQRHLRLLHQSLPSYRPLPVLGPFIFRLRLRLRLSARLPLQSFPFLRLILQPELIPQTGCFSLSSPHTRIFGRHQSCFRHFADSQNSDRLLLHPTDLIMAGAKKKKKPAANPARGFATTSVASSKPRTEPAEGADAAAAARAATVAPDASSKSDAPSTDPQSSTNGAGDKAAKAELSPEEFEKQLDESELQLMVEKYAQKTKRDAQRQRTRLETDRRLLRGQADTVNSRKWLPQELMDQVLDLIQAESRFASSSVSTETSANGKLLPEEDMTIKLWTLQQTLASVGFPEERVQAVMRHILDIAPNIPSFTKDSLWGLEEALDWLARECPSDELPDYEGRGNKSVRQLDTPAESPLPSGATTPVPDGRQKPGQASKNGNKKKAVVTCDIDIEPDELVPVYLETKIKLFELEKSQQGKRKQNSNKFEASDGVDLQAELRAKIVRIEKDVLFDKFAAEQEWKTKKVVLEKEFAAAKKQQAQEEKEKEPPKAVTEASGSSDGDINDEAERIAAEILAQNDDDDDGGLGDLFANLPVTEVDATGKSSTVLNGTDGVKITIRDFGKWTGVSPMRALEEACRARDASTRINYRLISEVPFANRHSVSITWAKPQEVPSASQDDTVDVVNIPSSFSFSMKSIATPDKKQSEAYVATWALFYIFGTSAKEEKVGMRLPHVWRELWDELAEARKSQLDSKDREAIRELRALVRQRQDQELEDGVILPNAFRGRAAARNQNDNKDEAAQEAAKRLSNGPEYYQNIWAQKINTPRYQTMLQSRMQLPMWNFKQQVTDAVDREQVVIICGETGCGKSTQVPAFLLEHQLAQGKPCKIFCTEPRRISAISLARRVSEELGEGRNDLGTPRSLVGYSIRLEANTSRETRLVFATTGIVMRMLEGSNDLREVTHLVLDEVHERSIDSDFLLIILKKLMLRRKDLKVVLMSATVDAERFSNYLGGAPVLTVPGRTFPVQVKYLEDAIETTGYTVGQNPQEKMVDLDDDVVETEAEGPKSTVGADLSAYSAKTRNSLAQMDEYRIDFDLIVQLIAKVASAPEYIPYSKAILVFLPGIAEIRTLNDLLSGDPSFARDWLIYPLHSTIATEDQEAAFLVPPPGVRKIVLATNIAETGITIPDVTCVIDTGKHREMRFDERRQLSRLIDTFISRANAKQRRGRAGRVQEGLCFHMFTKHRHDAVMSDQQTPEMLRLSLQDLAIRVKICKIGGIEETLSEALDPPSAKNIRRAVDALIDVRALTPAEDLTPLGNQLARLPLDVFLGKLILMGAIFKCLDMAITVAAILSSKSPFTAPFGQRAQADLVRKGFRRGDSDLLTVYNAYLAWKRVCQSNTASGGKDFQFCRKNFLSQQTLANIEDLKGQLLVSVADSGFLMLTDEERRALNRVRYGSNSRGGRRNQSFFDIPQRVSINSENDAITTAVITWSFYPKLLVRESPGARGLRNISNNQSISLHPSSVNKGHNELKWLSYYHIMQSKRQVSFVYHAHETTVADPFAIALLCGDVRADMFSGVLVLDGNRCRFALPDWKTMLVIKVLRTRLRELLTRSFKQPVKLPSAQHERWLAIWQKIFSQEANKERDMTASVSKT